One region of Streptomyces capillispiralis genomic DNA includes:
- the argS gene encoding arginine--tRNA ligase encodes MASVTSLTDLVNQQLASALSATLPEASADPLLRRSDRADFQANGILALAKKAKANPRELAAEVVGRITTGELIKDVEVSGPGFLNLTIADGAITSNLASRYADDTGRLGVPSAEHPGTTVIDYAQPNVAKEMHVGHLRSAVIGDSVVQLLEFTGENVVRRHHIGDWGTQFGMLIQYLDEHPHELDHKAGENLQASGEEAMSNLDRLYKTARKLFDSDEEFKTRARRRVVDLQAGDPATLAMWQKFVDESKIYFFSVFEKLDMEIRDADIVGESGYNDMLAETCRLLEESGVAVRSEGALCVFFDDVKGPDGNPVPLIVQKSDGGYGYAATDLSAIRDRVFRLKANTLLYVVDARQALHFKMVFETARRAGWLNDDVHAVQLAFGTVLGKDGKPFKTREGETVRLVDLLDEAIDRASAVVREKAQDLSEEEIAERGTQVGIGAVKYADLSTSANRDYKFDLDQMVSLNGDTSVYLQYAYARIRSILRKAPEGVGPSAHPELELAPAERALGLHLDAFAETVAEAAREYAPHKLAAYLYQLASHYTSFYDKCPVLKAESPEQVENRLFLCDITAATLHRGMALLGIRTPERL; translated from the coding sequence ATGGCCTCGGTCACGTCGCTCACCGATCTCGTCAACCAGCAGCTCGCGTCCGCCCTCTCGGCCACCCTGCCGGAGGCGTCCGCGGACCCGCTGCTGCGACGAAGCGACCGGGCCGACTTCCAGGCCAACGGCATCCTCGCGCTGGCCAAGAAGGCGAAGGCGAACCCTCGGGAGCTGGCGGCCGAGGTCGTCGGGCGGATCACCACGGGTGAGCTGATCAAGGACGTCGAGGTCTCCGGGCCGGGCTTCCTCAACCTCACGATCGCCGACGGCGCGATCACCTCGAACCTGGCCTCGCGGTACGCGGACGACACGGGCCGCCTCGGCGTGCCGTCGGCCGAGCACCCCGGCACCACGGTGATCGACTACGCCCAGCCGAACGTGGCGAAGGAGATGCACGTCGGGCACCTGCGGTCCGCCGTGATCGGTGACTCGGTGGTGCAGCTGCTGGAGTTCACCGGGGAGAACGTGGTGCGCCGGCACCACATCGGCGACTGGGGCACCCAGTTCGGCATGCTCATCCAGTACCTGGACGAGCACCCGCACGAGCTGGACCACAAGGCGGGCGAGAACCTCCAGGCGTCCGGCGAGGAGGCGATGTCGAACCTCGACCGCCTCTACAAGACCGCGCGCAAGCTGTTCGACTCCGACGAGGAGTTCAAGACGCGCGCCCGGCGCCGGGTGGTCGACCTCCAGGCGGGCGACCCGGCGACGCTGGCCATGTGGCAGAAGTTCGTGGACGAGTCGAAGATCTACTTCTTCTCCGTCTTCGAGAAGCTGGACATGGAGATCCGCGACGCGGACATCGTCGGCGAGTCCGGTTACAACGACATGCTCGCGGAGACCTGCCGGCTGCTGGAGGAGTCGGGCGTCGCGGTCCGCTCCGAGGGCGCGCTGTGCGTGTTCTTCGACGACGTCAAGGGCCCGGACGGCAACCCGGTCCCGCTGATCGTGCAGAAGTCGGACGGCGGCTACGGCTACGCGGCGACTGACCTCTCCGCGATCCGGGACCGCGTGTTCCGTCTGAAGGCGAACACCCTGCTGTACGTGGTGGACGCCCGGCAGGCGCTGCACTTCAAGATGGTGTTCGAGACCGCGCGCCGGGCCGGCTGGCTCAACGACGACGTGCACGCCGTGCAGTTGGCGTTCGGCACGGTCCTCGGCAAGGACGGCAAGCCGTTCAAGACCCGTGAGGGCGAGACGGTCCGGCTGGTCGACCTCCTCGACGAGGCGATCGACCGCGCGTCGGCCGTCGTGCGGGAGAAGGCGCAGGACCTGTCCGAGGAGGAGATCGCCGAGCGGGGCACCCAGGTGGGCATCGGCGCGGTGAAGTACGCGGACCTGTCGACGTCGGCGAACCGGGACTACAAGTTCGACCTGGACCAGATGGTCTCGCTGAACGGCGACACCTCGGTCTACCTGCAGTACGCCTACGCCCGTATCCGCTCCATCCTGCGCAAGGCCCCCGAGGGGGTCGGCCCGTCGGCGCACCCGGAGCTGGAACTGGCCCCGGCGGAGCGCGCGTTGGGCCTGCACCTGGACGCGTTCGCGGAGACGGTGGCGGAGGCGGCCCGCGAGTACGCCCCGCACAAGCTGGCGGCGTACCTGTACCAGCTGGCGTCCCACTACACGTCGTTCTACGACAAGTGCCCGGTGCTGAAGGCCGAGTCGCCGGAGCAGGTGGAGAACCGCCTGTTCCTGTGCGACATCACGGCCGCCACCCTGCACCGGGGCATGGCGCTGCTGGGCATCCGGACGCCCGAGCGGCTCTGA
- a CDS encoding arylamine N-acetyltransferase family protein → MSQTERTTILDLDAYLKRIGWDGEPRADLATLRGLHTAHARSIPFENLDPVRGVVPSLRPDDIAAKLVHSRRGGYCYEHNTLFAGVLEALGLRVTRLAARVVVGAERFDSRPRTHMALLVEAPGDPRPRLADVGYGTARSLLEPVPLVTGAEFHAGGRRHRLVHAPNTGPLETWVLQAHGPAGTDATAGWEAQYAFTLDPFAQPDFEVANWYVGAHPRSPFSRRPYLQRLAPDRHLLLDGHRFTETHDDGTVTARELTDETEARHLVEERFEIDVPDGVPLLGRAPLRG, encoded by the coding sequence ATGTCTCAGACGGAACGGACGACGATCCTCGACCTCGACGCCTATCTGAAGCGGATCGGATGGGACGGTGAGCCGCGGGCCGACCTGGCGACGCTGCGGGGCCTGCACACCGCCCACGCCCGCAGCATCCCGTTCGAGAACCTGGACCCCGTGCGGGGCGTGGTCCCCTCCCTCCGGCCGGACGACATCGCCGCCAAGCTGGTCCACAGCCGTCGCGGGGGCTACTGCTACGAACACAACACGCTGTTCGCGGGCGTCCTCGAGGCGCTGGGCCTCCGGGTGACGCGGCTGGCCGCGCGGGTCGTCGTCGGCGCCGAACGCTTCGACAGCCGCCCGCGCACCCACATGGCGCTGCTCGTCGAGGCCCCCGGCGACCCGCGGCCCCGGCTCGCGGACGTGGGCTACGGCACGGCCCGCTCCCTGCTGGAACCGGTGCCGCTGGTCACCGGCGCGGAGTTCCACGCCGGGGGCCGCCGGCACCGGCTGGTGCACGCGCCGAACACCGGGCCGCTGGAGACGTGGGTGCTCCAGGCGCACGGCCCGGCCGGGACGGACGCGACGGCCGGCTGGGAGGCGCAGTACGCCTTCACCCTGGACCCCTTCGCGCAACCGGACTTCGAGGTCGCCAACTGGTACGTCGGCGCCCACCCCCGCTCCCCGTTCAGCCGCCGCCCCTACCTGCAGAGGCTCGCACCGGACCGGCACCTCCTCCTCGACGGTCACCGTTTCACCGAGACCCACGACGACGGAACGGTCACCGCACGGGAACTGACCGACGAGACGGAGGCACGGCACCTGGTCGAGGAGCGGTTCGAGATCGACGTGCCGGACGGAGTGCCGCTCCTGGGCCGAGCGCCGCTCCGGGGCTGA
- a CDS encoding PLP-dependent aminotransferase family protein, which translates to MTVTEPVPVPAPASAPASPPPLAARARSAEGSPVRDILAVTARPEVINFAGGLPAPELFDADGIAAAFRAVLAETPAQALQYSTTEGEPALRAALAARTTARGLATAPDDLLVTTGSQQALSLLATALLEPGDTVLVESPCYLAALQAFGLAGARVVAVPGDEDGLDPRALEDLVLRERPKLLYTVPTFQNPTGRTLPAARRAAVAEVAARCGLWIVEDDPYGELRFEGERVPWIAAQPGAEDRTVLLGSFSKVMAPGLRLGWLRAPGELRRACVVAKQAADLHTPTLTQLAAARYLADRDLDAHVARVAGAYGARRDAMLAGLPDALPAGSVWTRPEGGMFLWARLPAGYDTTALLPEVVRHDVAYVPGAPFHAGEPDRATLRLCFVTQTPDEIAEGLRRLAAGLRA; encoded by the coding sequence ATGACCGTGACCGAGCCCGTCCCCGTCCCCGCCCCCGCGTCCGCCCCGGCCTCCCCGCCACCGCTCGCCGCGCGGGCCCGGTCGGCCGAGGGCTCGCCCGTGCGGGACATCCTCGCCGTCACCGCCCGCCCCGAGGTGATCAACTTCGCGGGCGGGCTGCCGGCCCCGGAGCTGTTCGACGCCGACGGCATCGCCGCCGCGTTCCGGGCCGTCCTCGCCGAGACGCCCGCGCAGGCGTTGCAGTACTCCACCACCGAGGGCGAACCCGCCCTGCGGGCCGCGCTCGCCGCCCGCACCACGGCGCGCGGACTGGCCACCGCACCGGACGACCTCCTGGTCACCACCGGCTCCCAGCAGGCGCTGTCCCTGCTGGCCACCGCCCTGCTCGAACCCGGTGACACGGTGCTGGTCGAAAGCCCCTGCTACCTGGCCGCGCTCCAGGCCTTCGGGCTGGCCGGGGCCCGGGTGGTGGCCGTCCCCGGTGACGAGGACGGTCTCGACCCGCGGGCGCTGGAGGACCTCGTGCTGCGCGAGCGCCCCAAGCTGCTCTACACCGTCCCCACCTTCCAGAACCCCACCGGCCGCACCCTGCCCGCCGCCCGCCGCGCCGCCGTGGCCGAGGTCGCCGCCCGGTGCGGGCTGTGGATCGTCGAGGACGACCCGTACGGGGAGCTGCGCTTCGAGGGCGAGCGGGTGCCGTGGATCGCCGCCCAGCCCGGCGCCGAGGACCGGACCGTGCTCCTCGGCAGCTTCTCCAAGGTCATGGCACCCGGACTGCGCCTCGGCTGGCTGCGGGCGCCCGGGGAACTGCGCCGCGCCTGCGTCGTCGCCAAGCAGGCCGCCGACCTGCACACCCCGACCCTCACCCAGCTCGCCGCCGCCCGCTACCTGGCCGACCGCGACCTGGACGCGCACGTCGCCCGCGTCGCCGGGGCCTACGGCGCACGCCGGGACGCGATGCTCGCGGGCCTGCCCGACGCGCTCCCGGCCGGATCCGTCTGGACCCGCCCCGAGGGCGGCATGTTCCTGTGGGCACGCCTGCCGGCCGGGTACGACACCACGGCCCTGCTCCCCGAGGTGGTCCGGCACGACGTGGCGTACGTCCCCGGCGCCCCCTTCCACGCCGGTGAACCGGACCGGGCCACGCTGCGGCTGTGCTTCGTCACCCAGACACCGGACGAGATCGCGGAGGGGCTGCGGAGGCTGGCCGCGGGCCTGCGGGCCTAG
- a CDS encoding helix-turn-helix domain-containing protein, which yields MAGTVSGDTAAARFAALLGELKERSGLSYGVLAKRLHMSTSTLHRYCNGDAVPTDYAPVERLARLCRARPEELVELHRRWVLADAARGRRPAGASGSAGAVVSGGTVEAVVPDGSVAPAGGETSGGEKPGGEPVEGRAAEVHADGDGDGDGGGGRDGEGAGDGAGPAGVAEIDGPNGAPRPRPRTRTRTRTAVLAGIAVAAVLGGAALAVSLSDGGADGGGRRGSAGATSVDGKEVTSSPSPSATPSASASASVSASASPSASSGGKGKGPGAAPTSGASSAGAPPGGSGVPLTVRTDPYAWQDPCSQRYLIDRPSSEVSPPPMEQDAPAWVAAFGAVPSGEQYVRLTVQGTGAETVVVDELTVRVAGKRSPLAWNDFAMGYPGVGCGGDVPTRSFTVALDAARPVVVPESGHRNFPFKVSQSDPEVFHISADASAYEVKWYLELKWSSGSRSGTLTVDDKGRPFRISGNNGRAAYEFPLGGEEWVPEGTTELG from the coding sequence GTGGCAGGAACAGTGTCGGGAGACACGGCCGCGGCGCGGTTCGCCGCGCTGCTGGGGGAGTTGAAGGAGCGGTCCGGGCTCAGCTACGGGGTGCTCGCCAAGCGGCTCCACATGAGTACGTCGACCCTGCACCGGTACTGCAACGGGGACGCGGTGCCGACGGATTACGCGCCGGTGGAACGGCTGGCCCGGCTGTGCAGGGCGCGCCCCGAGGAGCTGGTCGAGCTGCACCGGCGGTGGGTGCTCGCGGACGCCGCTCGGGGACGCAGGCCCGCGGGGGCCTCCGGTTCCGCCGGGGCGGTGGTGTCCGGCGGGACGGTGGAGGCGGTGGTGCCCGACGGTTCCGTCGCGCCGGCCGGGGGTGAGACGTCCGGGGGCGAGAAGCCCGGGGGCGAGCCGGTGGAGGGCCGTGCGGCCGAGGTCCATGCGGACGGGGACGGAGACGGGGACGGGGGCGGGGGCAGGGACGGAGAGGGCGCCGGAGACGGGGCCGGCCCGGCCGGTGTCGCGGAGATCGACGGGCCGAACGGTGCGCCCCGTCCGCGCCCCCGCACCCGTACGCGTACCCGTACCGCCGTCCTCGCGGGGATCGCCGTGGCCGCCGTGCTCGGTGGGGCCGCGCTCGCCGTGAGCCTGTCGGACGGCGGGGCGGACGGGGGTGGGCGGCGGGGGTCCGCCGGTGCCACGAGCGTCGACGGCAAGGAGGTCACCTCGTCGCCGTCGCCCTCCGCCACGCCGTCCGCGTCCGCGTCGGCGTCCGTGTCCGCGTCCGCCTCCCCTTCCGCGTCGTCCGGGGGCAAGGGCAAGGGCCCGGGCGCCGCCCCCACCTCCGGGGCGTCCTCGGCGGGTGCCCCGCCCGGGGGGAGCGGTGTGCCGCTCACCGTGCGCACCGATCCGTACGCCTGGCAGGACCCGTGCTCGCAGCGGTACCTGATCGACCGGCCGTCGAGCGAGGTGTCCCCGCCGCCGATGGAGCAGGACGCGCCGGCGTGGGTCGCCGCGTTCGGGGCCGTGCCGTCGGGGGAGCAGTACGTGCGGCTCACCGTGCAGGGCACCGGCGCGGAGACGGTGGTGGTCGACGAACTCACCGTGCGGGTGGCGGGCAAGCGGTCGCCGCTCGCCTGGAACGACTTCGCCATGGGCTATCCCGGCGTCGGCTGCGGCGGTGACGTGCCGACCCGCTCCTTCACGGTCGCCCTGGACGCCGCGCGGCCGGTCGTGGTGCCGGAGTCCGGGCACCGGAACTTCCCGTTCAAGGTGAGCCAGTCCGACCCGGAGGTCTTCCACATCTCCGCCGACGCCTCGGCGTACGAGGTGAAGTGGTACCTGGAGCTGAAGTGGTCCAGCGGCTCCCGCAGCGGCACCCTCACCGTGGACGACAAGGGGCGCCCCTTCCGCATCAGCGGCAACAACGGGCGCGCGGCCTACGAGTTCCCGCTGGGCGGCGAGGAGTGGGTGCCGGAGGGCACGACCGAGTTGGGCTAG
- a CDS encoding DUF4232 domain-containing protein: MRTSRIRLFAATGTALAALALTACQDGTGTQDEGAPEPAATAATDTSAGTPKDDTASNEHTRTGGDDTTGTTGGNGGTGTGGKGSSGGTGKGGATTDGTATGSGSADGADTRVACNGSNTTVTARPVPRPLNHMLITVKNTGSQPCDLTYYPVLRFDEMQWVPQPVEASKPQSVVGIDPGESAYAGVLLASADGSGDGGTTGHKLTVGFQGRTPNSDGGPAAIPALPAKGVYYDSTLAVTYWQQSMDDALTY; encoded by the coding sequence ATGCGCACCTCCCGCATCCGTCTGTTCGCCGCCACCGGCACCGCCCTCGCCGCCCTCGCCCTCACCGCGTGCCAGGACGGCACCGGCACCCAGGACGAGGGCGCCCCCGAGCCGGCCGCGACGGCGGCCACGGACACGTCCGCCGGCACCCCGAAGGACGACACCGCCTCGAACGAGCACACCCGGACCGGCGGGGACGACACCACCGGCACCACCGGCGGCAACGGGGGCACGGGCACCGGGGGCAAGGGGAGCAGTGGCGGCACCGGCAAGGGCGGTGCCACCACGGACGGCACCGCCACCGGCTCGGGCTCCGCCGACGGCGCCGACACCCGCGTCGCCTGCAACGGCTCCAACACCACCGTCACCGCGCGGCCGGTGCCCCGCCCCCTCAACCACATGCTGATCACCGTCAAGAACACCGGTTCACAGCCCTGCGACCTCACCTACTACCCGGTGCTCCGCTTCGACGAGATGCAGTGGGTGCCGCAGCCGGTCGAGGCGTCCAAGCCGCAGTCGGTGGTCGGCATCGACCCGGGCGAGTCCGCCTACGCGGGCGTGCTGCTGGCGTCCGCCGACGGCAGCGGCGACGGCGGCACCACGGGCCACAAGCTGACCGTCGGCTTCCAGGGCCGCACCCCGAACAGCGACGGCGGCCCCGCCGCGATCCCGGCCCTGCCGGCCAAGGGCGTGTACTACGACAGCACGCTGGCGGTGACGTACTGGCAGCAGTCGATGGACGACGCCCTCACCTACTGA
- the hemB gene encoding porphobilinogen synthase has translation MTTYGSFPGTRPRRLRTTPAMRRMVAETRLHPADFILPAFVREGVSEPVPIGSMPGVVQHTRDSLKKAAAEAVAAGVSGIMLFGVPEESKKDALGTPGTDPDGILQVALRDVRAEVGDDLLVMSDLCLDETTDHGHCGVLDEQGRVDNDATLERYAEMAQVQADAGAHVVGPSGMMDGQIGVVRDALDQIGREDVAILAYTVKYASAFYGPFREAVASSLRGDRRTYQQDPANARDAMRELALDLEEGADMVMVKPAGPYLDILARVADVADVPVAAYQISGEYSMIEAAAEKGWIDRDRAILEALTGIKRAGARNILTYWATEVAQKLSAVQ, from the coding sequence ATGACGACGTACGGATCCTTCCCCGGCACGCGGCCGCGGCGTCTGCGGACCACCCCCGCCATGCGGCGCATGGTCGCCGAGACCAGGCTGCACCCCGCCGACTTCATCCTCCCGGCCTTCGTGCGCGAGGGCGTCAGCGAACCGGTGCCGATCGGGTCGATGCCCGGCGTCGTGCAGCACACGCGCGACTCCCTGAAGAAGGCGGCCGCGGAGGCCGTGGCCGCCGGGGTCTCCGGGATCATGCTGTTCGGCGTGCCCGAGGAGTCGAAGAAGGACGCCCTGGGGACGCCGGGGACCGACCCGGACGGGATCCTCCAGGTCGCCCTGCGCGACGTGCGGGCCGAGGTCGGGGACGACCTGCTCGTCATGTCCGACCTGTGCCTCGACGAGACGACCGACCACGGGCACTGCGGGGTGCTGGACGAGCAGGGCCGGGTCGACAACGACGCCACGCTCGAACGGTACGCCGAGATGGCCCAGGTGCAGGCCGACGCGGGCGCCCACGTCGTCGGCCCCAGCGGGATGATGGACGGGCAGATCGGCGTCGTCCGCGACGCCCTCGACCAGATCGGCCGGGAGGACGTCGCGATCCTCGCCTACACCGTCAAGTACGCCTCCGCCTTCTACGGGCCCTTCCGGGAGGCCGTCGCCTCCTCGCTGCGGGGCGACCGCAGGACCTACCAGCAGGACCCGGCGAACGCCCGCGACGCGATGCGGGAGCTGGCGCTCGACCTGGAGGAGGGCGCCGACATGGTGATGGTGAAGCCGGCGGGTCCGTATCTGGACATTCTGGCCCGGGTCGCGGACGTGGCGGACGTGCCGGTGGCGGCGTACCAGATCTCCGGTGAGTACTCGATGATCGAGGCCGCCGCCGAGAAGGGCTGGATCGACCGCGACCGGGCGATCCTCGAGGCGCTGACCGGCATCAAGCGGGCCGGCGCGCGCAACATCCTCACCTACTGGGCCACCGAAGTGGCCCAGAAACTGAGTGCCGTTCAGTAG
- a CDS encoding FAD-binding oxidoreductase — MTTTHHIPDLFALSEVRGPVLRPGEEGYAEAVTGFNLAALRTPDVVVVASGADDVVTAVRWASATGTPVAVQATGHGANFPVERGLLISTARMTDVRVDPEERTATIAAGAKWRDVLAASAPHGLVPLTGTSTDAGAVGYTVGGGLPVLGRTYGYACDLVRSFQVVTPEGLLRETDATHEPELFWALRGGKGNVGVVTSLVTGLVPLRTVLGGGLYYPAEHAEAVLTAWADWTRTVPEEMCSAFSMLRLPPIPQLPEPIRGGFWARVAVTWTGDPAEGEKLLEPVRSAAPVAVDWVREMPYTEVDSIFMEPQDPLPARESCSLLRELTPDAIRAFLGQVGPAVPDCPLLAAQLRHMGGALSRPARTEDAVCARDAAHFLEAVAVLGAPPDAELVERATASLHTAMAPYATGRTMVNIHGTPGDAADRARAWTPEVHDRLRRAKRTYDPSDLLRFGHTV; from the coding sequence ATGACCACCACGCACCACATCCCCGATCTCTTCGCCCTCTCCGAAGTCCGCGGCCCGGTGCTGCGCCCCGGCGAGGAGGGCTACGCCGAGGCCGTCACCGGGTTCAACCTGGCCGCCCTGCGCACCCCGGACGTGGTCGTGGTCGCGTCCGGTGCCGACGACGTGGTGACCGCGGTGCGCTGGGCGTCGGCCACCGGCACCCCGGTCGCCGTCCAGGCCACCGGCCACGGCGCCAACTTCCCCGTCGAGCGGGGCCTGCTGATCAGCACCGCCCGGATGACCGACGTACGGGTCGACCCGGAGGAGCGCACGGCGACGATCGCCGCGGGCGCGAAGTGGCGGGACGTGCTGGCCGCCTCCGCACCGCACGGACTCGTGCCGCTCACCGGCACCTCCACGGACGCGGGCGCGGTCGGCTACACGGTGGGTGGCGGGCTGCCGGTGCTCGGCCGGACCTACGGCTACGCCTGCGACCTGGTCCGCTCCTTCCAGGTCGTCACCCCGGAGGGACTGCTCCGCGAGACGGACGCCACCCACGAACCGGAACTGTTCTGGGCGCTGCGCGGCGGCAAGGGCAACGTGGGCGTGGTGACCTCCCTGGTCACCGGACTGGTGCCGCTGCGCACGGTGCTCGGCGGCGGGCTGTACTACCCCGCCGAGCACGCCGAGGCCGTCCTGACCGCCTGGGCGGACTGGACGCGGACGGTTCCGGAGGAGATGTGCAGCGCGTTCTCGATGCTGCGGCTGCCGCCGATCCCTCAGCTCCCGGAACCGATCCGCGGTGGCTTCTGGGCCCGTGTCGCGGTCACGTGGACCGGTGACCCGGCCGAGGGCGAGAAGCTGCTGGAGCCGGTCCGGTCGGCCGCGCCGGTGGCGGTCGACTGGGTGCGGGAGATGCCGTACACGGAGGTGGACAGCATCTTCATGGAGCCGCAGGACCCGCTGCCCGCCCGGGAGTCGTGCTCCCTGCTGCGCGAGCTGACGCCGGACGCGATCCGCGCCTTCCTGGGCCAGGTGGGCCCCGCCGTCCCCGACTGTCCGCTGCTGGCCGCCCAGCTCCGTCACATGGGCGGCGCGCTGTCCCGTCCCGCGCGGACGGAGGACGCGGTCTGCGCCCGCGACGCGGCCCACTTCCTGGAGGCCGTCGCCGTCCTGGGCGCCCCGCCGGACGCCGAGCTCGTCGAACGCGCCACGGCCTCGCTGCACACGGCGATGGCCCCGTACGCCACGGGCCGCACCATGGTCAACATCCACGGCACCCCGGGCGACGCGGCCGACCGCGCCCGTGCCTGGACCCCGGAGGTCCACGACCGTCTGCGCCGCGCCAAGCGGACCTACGACCCGTCCGACCTCCTGCGCTTCGGCCACACCGTGTGA
- a CDS encoding D-2-hydroxyacid dehydrogenase family protein, which translates to MRLRCAVLDDFQDVATTIADWSPVLDRVEVTSFTEHFATEDELASALADFDIAVTLRERVPFPASLLDRLPRLKLLIASGLRNSVIDYAAAERSGVTVCGTQSSGVPPVELTWALLLGLARDIVAESDALRSGGPWQSTVGADLHGSRLGLIGLGRIGSRVAAVGRAFGMEVTAWSPHLTRERTDEVGVELAASKEELLRTSDFVSLHMVLAESTRGLLGAADLALLKPTAYLVNTSRAALVDQDALLAALHGGRIAGAGVDVFDTEPLPADHPLRTAPRLLATPHLGYVTRANYRTYYTQAVEDIEAYLAGTPIRRLG; encoded by the coding sequence ATGCGGCTCCGCTGTGCCGTGCTCGACGACTTCCAGGACGTCGCCACCACGATCGCCGACTGGAGTCCCGTCCTGGACCGGGTGGAGGTCACCTCCTTCACCGAGCACTTCGCCACCGAGGACGAACTGGCGTCGGCGCTCGCGGACTTCGACATCGCGGTGACGCTGCGCGAACGCGTCCCCTTCCCCGCCTCCCTCCTCGACCGGCTCCCCCGGCTGAAGCTGCTGATCGCGTCCGGCCTGCGCAACTCGGTCATCGACTACGCGGCGGCCGAACGGAGCGGCGTCACGGTCTGCGGCACGCAGAGCTCCGGCGTCCCGCCGGTGGAGCTGACCTGGGCGCTGCTGCTGGGGCTGGCCCGGGACATCGTCGCGGAGAGCGACGCCCTGCGTTCGGGCGGACCTTGGCAGTCGACGGTCGGCGCGGACCTGCACGGCAGCCGTCTCGGTCTGATCGGCCTGGGCAGGATCGGCAGCCGGGTGGCGGCGGTGGGGCGGGCCTTCGGCATGGAGGTCACGGCCTGGAGCCCGCACCTTACCAGGGAGCGCACGGACGAGGTGGGCGTCGAACTGGCCGCCTCCAAGGAGGAGTTGCTGCGCACCAGCGACTTCGTTTCGCTCCACATGGTGCTGGCGGAGAGCACACGGGGCCTGCTGGGCGCCGCCGACCTCGCCCTGCTGAAACCGACCGCGTACCTGGTCAACACCTCCCGCGCGGCACTGGTCGACCAGGACGCGCTGCTCGCCGCACTGCACGGGGGCCGGATCGCGGGCGCCGGCGTCGACGTCTTCGACACCGAGCCGCTCCCCGCGGACCACCCCCTGCGCACCGCGCCCCGCCTGCTGGCCACCCCGCACCTCGGCTACGTCACCCGGGCCAACTACCGCACGTACTACACCCAGGCGGTCGAGGACATCGAGGCCTACCTGGCGGGCACCCCGATCCGCCGCCTCGGCTGA
- a CDS encoding TetR family transcriptional regulator has product METEADGGAAGRKPRKDAARNRAALLAAADDLFARCASPDDVTMADVAAAAGVGKGTLFRAFGDRTALIRALYAARLEPLERAVAEGPPPLGPGTPPLERVPALLDAVLCFKFDHRHLALALEGTGGDSPYRAEHYERWHALLRSALADLPGPDDGGFTAHALLAAVRADLVEYVAGTQGTGREELRAQLREFVRRVLGGDGGV; this is encoded by the coding sequence GTGGAGACCGAAGCGGACGGCGGCGCGGCGGGGCGGAAGCCGCGCAAGGACGCGGCGCGCAACCGGGCGGCACTGCTCGCCGCCGCGGACGACCTCTTCGCCCGTTGCGCGAGCCCCGACGACGTCACCATGGCCGATGTCGCGGCGGCGGCCGGCGTCGGCAAGGGGACGCTGTTCCGCGCGTTCGGCGACCGCACGGCACTGATCCGCGCGCTGTACGCGGCGCGGCTCGAACCACTGGAGCGCGCGGTGGCCGAGGGCCCGCCGCCGCTGGGACCCGGCACGCCGCCGCTGGAGCGGGTGCCCGCGCTGCTCGACGCCGTCCTGTGCTTCAAGTTCGACCACCGTCACCTCGCGCTGGCGCTGGAGGGCACGGGCGGTGACAGCCCCTACCGGGCGGAGCACTACGAGCGGTGGCACGCCCTGCTGCGCTCCGCGCTGGCGGACCTCCCCGGCCCGGACGACGGCGGCTTCACCGCCCACGCCCTGCTGGCCGCCGTACGGGCCGACCTGGTCGAGTACGTCGCGGGTACGCAGGGAACGGGACGGGAGGAACTGCGGGCGCAGCTACGTGAGTTCGTGCGGCGGGTGCTCGGGGGGGACGGCGGGGTGTGA
- a CDS encoding nuclear transport factor 2 family protein — protein sequence MPEHTPTPLPTSPEAVYRHGLRLLLDKDIPAWVGLWAEDGVMEFPFAPEGWPRRLEGREAVAAYMRDYPDHIDLQDIPDLRVHRTTDPDTLVVEMRAVGRVVDTDRPYDMTYIAVVTFQDGLITGYRDYWNPLVVREPGVDFTGATR from the coding sequence ATGCCCGAGCACACCCCCACCCCGCTCCCCACCTCACCGGAAGCGGTCTACCGCCACGGCCTGCGCCTGCTGCTGGACAAGGACATCCCCGCCTGGGTCGGCCTGTGGGCCGAGGACGGCGTCATGGAGTTCCCCTTCGCCCCCGAAGGATGGCCCCGGCGGCTGGAGGGCAGGGAGGCGGTCGCCGCGTACATGCGCGACTACCCCGACCACATCGACCTCCAGGACATCCCCGACCTGCGCGTCCACCGCACCACCGACCCCGACACCCTCGTCGTCGAGATGCGCGCCGTGGGCCGCGTCGTGGACACCGACCGCCCCTACGACATGACCTACATCGCCGTCGTGACCTTCCAGGACGGCCTCATCACCGGCTACCGCGACTACTGGAACCCCCTCGTCGTGCGGGAACCCGGCGTCGACTTCACCGGGGCGACCCGATGA